GGTTTGATTTTGGGTTTTTGCTGCTGGCTCTAATTGATGGGTTCTTTTTCTAAATTTCGAAAGAGCAATTCATTTTTTTTGCAGGTTAAGCTTTGTGGTCATGCAACGCTCGCGGCTTCACACGCCCTCTTTTCTAATGGTTTGGTAAATTCTAACATAATTGAGTTTGTCACACTATCTGGAATTTTAACTGCTAAGAAGGTTCCTGATGGCGAAGCCTTTCTCATCGAGTTGAATTTCCCTGCTATCCCAATTACTGAATTCAACTCCATTGATCTTGCACCAATTTCCAAAGCCCTGAATGGTGCTTCAATAATTGACATCAAGAGTTCTGCAGATGACCTCTTTGTAATTCTCTCCTCCATTTCCTCTCAAATATCTTACATCTCATTTCCTATTATCATGTACTGCGTTaaccatgattttttttttatttatgtttcaTGATCTGGGGACAGAGTTCTAGACATGGTAGCCTTTGAATTTAAAGAATTTTTGTAGCATGTATGTGGAATTCTTTTATATATGTAACTTAATGAAGCTCCAAATTCTTGTAGGTTGTGCTGCCGTCTGCAAAAGCTGTCACAGAATTAAAGCCACAATTTGATGAGATACTAAAATGTCCTGGAAAGGGAGGGATACTTGTTTCTGGGGCTGCTCCATCAGAGTCTGCATTTGACTTTTACAGTCGATATTTCTGTCCCAAATTTGGGATCAATGAGGTAAACATGTTAGCATTTGGTATAGGTTCCTGTAATGTTTTCCTTGCTCCGAATGCTTATTGATATCTCACATGCCATTCACTGCAATATAAAAATTTTCGCTAATTCAGCGAAGCAATCCTAAGAAATTCTTGAAGTTGGCTGTCTTTTGCCAAATTCTGATTAGCATCAAGTCTTGCAAATCGAGTAGAATGTGATGAATTAAATAAAGACTGCTCCTTTCTACGTGGCTAGTTATTTGTGTCAGCAACTCCTTGTGCAGATGTTTATGACTGAATCATTGTTGGTCTATGCACTGTGATTTATGACAAGGCTCTAGTCCATAAGGAA
The Manihot esculenta cultivar AM560-2 chromosome 1, M.esculenta_v8, whole genome shotgun sequence genome window above contains:
- the LOC110601820 gene encoding uncharacterized isomerase BH0283 isoform X1, with protein sequence MAKKLVKYFVVDAFTDSVFKGNPAAVCLLEEEKDENWLQAVATEFNISETCYLTPIIVDSDASNSNPRFRLRWFTPVAESNSFFLQVKLCGHATLAASHALFSNGLVNSNIIEFVTLSGILTAKKVPDGEAFLIELNFPAIPITEFNSIDLAPISKALNGASIIDIKSSADDLFVVLPSAKAVTELKPQFDEILKCPGKGGILVSGAAPSESAFDFYSRYFCPKFGINEDPVTGSAHCALAPYWSKKLGKCDFMAYQASKRGGILNIHLDEQNQRVLLRGKAVTVMEGSLLV
- the LOC110601820 gene encoding uncharacterized isomerase BH0283 isoform X2 — translated: MAKKLVKYFVVDAFTDSVFKGNPAAVCLLEEEKDENWLQAVATEFNISETCYLTPIIVDSDASNSNPRFRLRWFTPVAEVKLCGHATLAASHALFSNGLVNSNIIEFVTLSGILTAKKVPDGEAFLIELNFPAIPITEFNSIDLAPISKALNGASIIDIKSSADDLFVVLPSAKAVTELKPQFDEILKCPGKGGILVSGAAPSESAFDFYSRYFCPKFGINEDPVTGSAHCALAPYWSKKLGKCDFMAYQASKRGGILNIHLDEQNQRVLLRGKAVTVMEGSLLV